Proteins encoded together in one Lutra lutra chromosome 4, mLutLut1.2, whole genome shotgun sequence window:
- the LOC125098842 gene encoding calpain small subunit 1-like: MFLVNSFLKGGGEGGGGGLGNVIEGLISGAGGGGGGGGGTAMRILGGVISAISEAAAQYNPEPPPPCTHYSNIEANESEEVRQFRRLFAQLAGDDMEVSATELMNILNKVVTRHPDLKADGFGIDTCRSMVAVMDRDTTGKLGFQEFKYLWNNIKKWQAIYKQFDIERSGTICSSELPGAFEAAVFHLNEHLYNMIIRRYSDEGGNMDFDNFISCLVRLDAMFRAFKSLDKDGTGQIQVNIQEWLQLTMYS, translated from the coding sequence ATGTTCCTGGTTAACTCATTCTTGAAGGGAGGCGGTGAAGGAGGAGGCGGGGGCCTGGGGAATGTGATCGAAGGCCTGATCAgcggagcaggaggaggaggcggtGGCGGTGGCGGAACTGCCATGCGCATTCTGGGCGGGGTCATTAGTGCCATCAGTGAGGCAGCTGCACAGTACAACCCAGAGCCTCCGCCTCCATGCACCCATTACTCCAACATTGAGGCCAATGAGAGCGAGGAGGTCCGGCAGTTCCGGAGGCTCTTTGCCCAGCTTGCTGGAGATGACATGGAAGTCAGCGCCACAGAACTCATGAACATTCTCAATAAGGTCGTAACCCGACACCCTGATCTGAAAGCTGATGGCTTTGGCATTGACACGTGTCGCAGCATGGTGGCCGTGATGGATAGAGACACCACCGGCAAGTTGGGCTTCCAAGAATTCAAGTACTTATGGAACAACATTAAAAAGTGGCAGGCCATCTACAAACAGTTTGACATTGAACGTTCAGGTACCATCTGCAGCAGTGAACTCCCAGGGGCCTTTGAGGCAGCAGTGTTCCACCTGAATGAACATCTCTACAACATGATCATCCGACGCTACTCGGATGAAGGAGGGAACATGGATTTTGACAACTTCATCAGCTGCCTGGTCAGGCTGGACGCCATGTTCCGGGCCTTCAAATCTCTTGACAAGGATGGCACTGGACAAATTCAGGTGAACATCCAGGAGTGGCTGCAGCTGACAATGTATTCCTGA